One Cicer arietinum cultivar CDC Frontier isolate Library 1 chromosome 8, Cicar.CDCFrontier_v2.0, whole genome shotgun sequence DNA segment encodes these proteins:
- the LOC101495070 gene encoding thylakoid lumenal protein TL20.3, chloroplastic, whose amino-acid sequence MALNSLSPLSINSLHVSSNYRSTSKISNTLHFHSKSSPIVCKINLNSDHPQETKKWGKLFSATLAAAVIVFSSDLSALADLNKFEAEIRGEFGIGSAAQFGSADLKKAVHVNENFRRANFTSADMRESDFSGSTFNGAYLEKAVAYKANFTGADLSDTLMDRMVLNEANLTNAILVRTVLTRSDLGSAIIEGADFSDAVLDLTQKQALCKYASGTNPVTGVSTRVSLGCGNKRRNAYGTPSSPLLSAPPQKLLDRDGFCDEATGLCDSK is encoded by the exons ATGGCACTTAATTCACTCTCACCACTTTCAATTAATTCTCTCCATGTTTCCTCTAATTACCGTTCAACTTCCAAAATTTCAAACACGCTTCATTTTCATTCAAAGTCCTCTCCAATTGTTTGCAAAATTAACTTAAACAGTGATCATCCTCAAG AGACCAAGAAATGGGGAAAACTGTTTTCAGCCACGTTGGCAGCTGCGGTTATTGTTTTCAGCTCTGACCTTTCTGCCCTTGCCGATCTTAACAAATTTGAGGCTGAAATTAGGGGTGAATTTGGTATTGGATCTGCTGCTCAGTTTGGATCAGCAGATCTCAA GAAAGCAGTGCATGTGAATGAAAATTTCAG AAGAGCTAATTTCACATCTGCTGATATGAGAGAATCTGATTTTAGTGGTTCTACTTTCAATGGTGCATACCTTGAGAAAGCTGTTGCATACAAGGCAAATTTTACAG GTGCTGATTTGAGTGATACATTGATGGATCGCATG GTTCTTAATGAAGCGAATCTGACAAATGCCATTCTTGTTAGAACAGTCCTTACTCGGAGTGACCTTGGAAGTGCCATCATTGAAGGTGCTGACTTTAGTGATGCTGTGTTGGACCTTACCCAAAAGCAG GCTTTATGCAAGTATGCTAGTGGCACAAATCCTGTAACAGGAGTAAGCACAAGAGTGAGTTTAGGTTGCGGGAACAAACGACGAAATGCTTATGGCACCCCATCATCTCCCCTGTTGAGTGCTCCACCGCAGAAACTGCTTGACCGAGATGGTTTCTGCGATGAAGCAACAGGCCTTTGCGATTCAAAGTAG